One Pectobacterium polaris DNA window includes the following coding sequences:
- the crl gene encoding sigma factor-binding protein Crl gives MMLPSGHPKSRLMKNFTSLGPYIREAQCEDTAFFFDCLAVCVNIKPAPEQREFWGWWLNLEDTGTGFAYEYHYGLFDKQGNWREEKIKDKAVMEQVENARKAFHVRLEKQVNALEPACTLVARP, from the coding sequence ATGATGTTACCGAGTGGACACCCCAAAAGCCGACTCATGAAAAACTTTACGTCGTTGGGGCCTTATATCCGTGAAGCGCAGTGCGAGGATACCGCGTTCTTCTTTGATTGCCTGGCGGTCTGTGTCAACATCAAGCCTGCGCCAGAACAGCGGGAATTCTGGGGCTGGTGGCTGAATTTGGAAGATACCGGCACAGGTTTTGCCTATGAGTATCACTACGGTTTGTTTGATAAACAAGGCAACTGGCGTGAGGAAAAAATCAAGGACAAAGCCGTGATGGAACAGGTGGAAAATGCCAGAAAGGCTTTCCATGTTCGATTGGAAAAGCAAGTTAACGCGCTGGAACCCGCCTGTACCCTCGTCGCTCGACCGTGA
- a CDS encoding 5-carboxymethyl-2-hydroxymuconate Delta-isomerase: MPHCIAEHSSDIDINALLPAIYRGALESGLFASDGSDIKVRSLAYDNYTTGGERASFIHVAIKILSGRTGEQKSSLSNLVLQKIEALGLKNLSVTVEVVDMDRLCYAKKIL, translated from the coding sequence ATGCCACATTGTATCGCCGAACATTCCTCAGACATTGATATCAATGCCCTACTTCCTGCGATCTATCGCGGTGCGCTCGAATCCGGTTTGTTTGCCAGTGACGGCAGTGATATCAAAGTCAGATCCCTCGCTTACGATAACTACACGACAGGTGGTGAACGAGCCAGCTTTATTCATGTGGCAATCAAGATACTGTCAGGGCGGACGGGAGAGCAGAAAAGCAGTCTCTCCAATCTGGTACTTCAGAAGATTGAAGCGCTGGGATTGAAGAATCTGTCAGTGACGGTTGAAGTGGTTGATATGGACAGGCTTTGCTACGCCAAAAAGATCCTGTGA